Proteins from a genomic interval of Vreelandella profundi:
- a CDS encoding acyltransferase, whose translation MLLFKLFKKVIGLYILHFRGGVAYAHHCGVQTGTGCRIYSTAWGSEPFLISIGDRVTITSGVKILTHDGSTWLIHNEMGKRYQHYSPVTIGSDVFIGVNAILLPGVNIGDKVIIGSGSVVTKDVPSGTIVAGNPARFIGSFIDYENKVINSFVNDSELEHCLPYEEKVFLAIDISRGR comes from the coding sequence ATGTTATTATTTAAACTCTTTAAGAAAGTAATTGGGCTATATATTTTGCATTTTCGCGGAGGAGTCGCTTATGCTCATCATTGCGGCGTTCAAACTGGCACTGGATGTCGTATTTATAGTACTGCTTGGGGATCAGAGCCCTTTCTGATTTCTATTGGTGATAGGGTTACTATAACCAGTGGTGTTAAGATCCTTACCCATGATGGCAGTACATGGCTTATACACAATGAAATGGGAAAAAGGTATCAGCACTATAGTCCTGTAACTATAGGAAGTGATGTGTTTATTGGTGTTAATGCAATTCTTCTACCTGGTGTTAATATTGGAGATAAGGTGATTATAGGCTCAGGTTCAGTAGTTACTAAAGATGTTCCCAGTGGTACTATAGTAGCAGGTAATCCGGCTCGATTTATCGGTAGTTTTATTGATTATGAGAATAAAGTTATAAATTCATTTGTAAATGATTCTGAGTTAGAACATTGTTTGCCATATGAAGAAAAGGTATTTTTAGCAATTGATATAAGTAGGGGCCGCTAA
- a CDS encoding O-antigen ligase family protein — MNIKKMFLEFLIVISVFLCVSGLDIYLSRSGYLVGGSLIGVLFVLGMFFILAMKSNGHIKINNASIWPLISLWAFFSFLIWVLCSVFFAPDIVSAGLAFFRYCLYMLVAIFIGIIVLMPSYKKYVTAGVIVAILLICGTIWVDVISPKKYFSEGARPAGIMINPNAGAQAATMLLLLAFVLLRSTRSLLIIMGFVAVSVLVTLSRSGFLLLFLCILSGFYLRKEIGFSFNYKFLVSVAVISLFLVGSAFVYFNMVVNLTVLNRLEYMFSDGGFVDLDDPRVQLAKKYFDLWLERPILGFGTASTYSGEFDIKGATHNLYLKILVENGVIGLSFFIISLLCFMFGNCIRSGWGYVLPWCLVAAWGVFANGLLDNRLFYIVIVILSLSPAIMRVNKP; from the coding sequence ATGAATATAAAGAAAATGTTTTTAGAGTTTTTGATAGTAATTTCAGTTTTTTTGTGTGTTTCCGGCCTGGATATATATTTATCAAGATCTGGTTATTTGGTAGGAGGTAGCTTAATTGGTGTATTATTTGTGTTAGGTATGTTTTTTATTTTGGCCATGAAAAGTAATGGGCATATAAAAATAAATAATGCTTCTATATGGCCGCTAATTTCATTATGGGCTTTTTTTTCTTTTTTGATTTGGGTACTTTGTTCTGTATTTTTTGCTCCTGATATTGTCTCGGCAGGATTAGCTTTTTTTAGGTACTGTTTATACATGTTGGTGGCTATATTTATTGGAATAATTGTATTAATGCCGTCGTATAAAAAGTATGTGACAGCTGGCGTGATTGTGGCGATATTATTAATCTGTGGCACTATCTGGGTCGATGTAATAAGCCCTAAAAAATATTTTTCTGAAGGAGCACGTCCGGCTGGCATTATGATTAATCCTAATGCGGGGGCACAAGCTGCAACTATGTTGCTGCTTCTAGCTTTTGTGTTATTAAGATCAACTCGATCACTGCTTATTATAATGGGCTTTGTTGCTGTCTCTGTTTTGGTTACTTTGTCTCGAAGTGGTTTTTTATTGTTATTTCTTTGTATACTATCAGGCTTTTATTTGCGCAAAGAAATTGGTTTTAGTTTTAATTATAAGTTTTTGGTTTCAGTTGCAGTAATTTCTTTGTTCTTAGTTGGTTCAGCTTTCGTCTACTTTAATATGGTTGTAAATCTTACAGTCCTTAATAGATTGGAGTATATGTTTTCAGATGGAGGATTTGTTGATCTTGATGACCCAAGGGTTCAATTAGCAAAAAAATATTTTGATTTATGGTTGGAAAGACCAATTTTAGGATTTGGTACTGCTTCAACTTATAGTGGTGAATTTGATATAAAGGGAGCTACACATAATTTATATTTAAAGATATTAGTGGAAAATGGTGTTATTGGGCTTTCTTTTTTTATAATTTCATTGTTATGTTTTATGTTCGGGAATTGCATAAGATCAGGCTGGGGGTATGTTCTACCATGGTGTTTGGTAGCTGCTTGGGGTGTTTTTGCAAATGGCCTTTTAGATAATAGGTTATTCTATATTGTAATTGTGATTCTTTCGTTAAGCCCTGCAATTATGCGTGTTAATAAGCCATAA